From the Corynebacterium zhongnanshanii genome, the window CGGAAACCGGTGGATAATAGTCCGGAACTCCCTTGGGCGCCTTGAGTGCCGTGAACGAGGATGCCTTACCTGAAGAATCTTTAGTAGTCACAGCGATTTAGCTTAGCAGCCCTCACGTGCTGGCTAGACCACTGACGACAGGTAGGAATTCGTGGCCTTTTCCTCACCGATGGTGGTCTGCGGTCCATGTCCCGGGAGTACCACGTCTGCATCGTTAAATTCGACGCCCAGCTTCTTTAGCGACAGCACCATGTCCTCTGGGGAACTAAAGGGAAGATCGGTGCGTCCGATGCCGCCCTTGAAGAGCACGTCTCCTCCGATGATGAGCCCGTCTACTCGGAACATGACGTGTCCTGGGGAGTGCCCGGGCATGTGGTGCACGGTCCAGGTTGTCCCGCCCATCTCTACGGTGTCCTCGAGATAACTCACTGTGTCTGGAAGGCTCATGGAGTCCACGTCGAACAGTGGAGCGAAGGGGCTGCCGCTTAAGTCCTGCGTCATGACGGGTTCGTCGAGTTCGTGGATCTGAACCGGCACGCCCAGGGTGCCGGCGTCGCGGATGTGGTCGATGTGTCCATGGGTGAGCACCACGTTGGTGACGGTGAAGTTCTTCTCCTCGGAGAGCGTGGCCAACACGTCGGCTGCTCCGTAGCCCGGGTCGATCACTGTGGCGGAGGCTGATCCATCGCTCGTGGTGTTGGCGTGGTCGATGAGGACGAAGCAGTTGGTCTCGAAGGGGCCGACCACGAAGCCGATCAGCTCGGTGGTCTCTGGGAGTCCGGGAATGGGAGTGTGATTCATGCCACCACTGTACTCCACGTGGTATACAGCGCTCATGCTCTTTCGTGGAGGTGTTCGTCGAGCCCGACGCTTCGATACGGCATAATACAGAGGAATGTCTTTTCAACGAAAGGTCACCGTCCGTGTCTGACAACGACAAGAACTCTCTTCCTCACGAACGCCGTCAGGATGAGGCACTCACCGAGCTGAGTAAGGCCATCAAGTCCCGCGAGCGCCAGGCG encodes:
- a CDS encoding MBL fold metallo-hydrolase produces the protein MNHTPIPGLPETTELIGFVVGPFETNCFVLIDHANTTSDGSASATVIDPGYGAADVLATLSEEKNFTVTNVVLTHGHIDHIRDAGTLGVPVQIHELDEPVMTQDLSGSPFAPLFDVDSMSLPDTVSYLEDTVEMGGTTWTVHHMPGHSPGHVMFRVDGLIIGGDVLFKGGIGRTDLPFSSPEDMVLSLKKLGVEFNDADVVLPGHGPQTTIGEEKATNSYLSSVV